The Hydra vulgaris chromosome 11, alternate assembly HydraT2T_AEP genome contains a region encoding:
- the LOC105847297 gene encoding chromosome partition protein Smc, with protein MSENLKWKGIITQNEKLKQEMAIKSKERIIKSIVSTETDVDSEYKLHFQNLDQKREIRFLTKTVQELQAQLVVSKKRLSYAHDKLLGKVSNGEVIEDENGIQYIIVPKTHENELKKITTILKDDLQKILNESDVLQEVFESKEKHLENINARINEKKKIIANLVKENDQLKKDIVCEQSKIEKTKEKYGIVRNSLNFKSEQLKGFLKEKDEELTLLLLNNEKRSMLLAEKTCTAEHLYKQSLDECKHLEEKVTELAVKENEKLELLNHVNALQSKLLEHQKENEKCKSSIVQLKLREEKTLEEKERIANENIKEIKNKELAITKMKETNQKLSAEIKKSPKPLWK; from the exons AtgtctgaaaatttaaaatggaaagGAATCATTACTCAAaacgaaaaattaaaacaagaaatggCTATAAAGTCTAAAGAG AGAATAATAAAATCGATTGTATCAACGGAAACAGATGTTGATAGTGAGTACAAACTTCATTTCCAGAATCTTGATCAAAAGCGAGAAATAAGGTTCTTAACAAAAACCGTTCAGGAGTTACAGGCGCAGCTTGTGGTATCCAAG aAAAGACTATCGTATGCCCACGATAAACTTCTTGGAAAAGTCAGCAACGGTGAAGTAATTGAAGATGAAAATGGCatacaatatattattgttCCAAAAACTCACGAAaacgaactaaaaaaaataacaactattttaaaagacgatcttcaaaaaattcttaatgAGAGCGATGTTTTACAAGAAGTCTTCGAGtcaaaagaaaaacatttggaAAATATCAACGCAAGAAtaaacgagaaaaaaaaaattattgctaatCTGGTAAAAGAGAACGACCAgcttaaaaaagatattgtttgTGAacaatctaaaattgaaaaaactaaagaaaagtaTGGAATAGTTAGAAACAGTTTGAACTTTAAAAGCGAACAGTTAAAAGgttttcttaaagaaaaagaCGAAGAGTTAACGTTATTATTACTAAACAACGAGAAACGGAGTATGCTTTTAGCTGAGAAAACATGCACTGCTGAACATCTCTACAAACAATCATTAGATGAATGCAAACACTTAGAAGAAAAAGTCACAGAGTTAGCTGTTAAAGAGAATGAAAAATTGGAGTTGTTAAATCATGTAAATGCTTTGCAGTCAAAGCTTCTTGAGCATCagaaagaaaatgaaaaatgtaaaagttcTATTGTGCAGCTAAAGTTAAGAgaagaaaaaactttagaagaaaaagaacGTATTGCAAatgaaaacattaaagaaattaaaaataaagaactagcaataaccaaaatgaaagaaaccaATCAGAAACTTTCTGCAGAAATTAAAAAGTCTCCAAAACCGTTATGGaaatag